The Chryseolinea soli genome contains a region encoding:
- a CDS encoding discoidin domain-containing protein: protein MKKVKATLFTLLMLFSFSLKAQMGVLTQHNDLNRTGWNAQETILHTKNIKPGSFGKLFVRAVDDQIYAQPLVMLNVNMPSVGKKNVVFVATVNNTVYAFDADSAKVANPYWKVNLSPAGSRAIKNTDMTGACGGNYRDFSGNMGIVGTPVIDPATNTLYVVVRSVSTTTNTFQQHLHALDILTGQERANSPKLITAQVNGHGSGNVNGVVNFNPQKQNQRPGLLLLNGIVYIAWSSHCDWGPYHGWIIGYDKSSLAQSIVYNTTPEGYNGGIWMSGAAPAADESGNIYASVGNGSVGVTNNPSDLTNRSESALKLKPSGSTLTVSTFFTPKNIAELEATDLDFGVTAMLLIPNTNRTMTACKDGRIYLLDRSNMGGYDATTNHVVQTIDLGATAHLRSSLTYYKGQQKEFVYSWSENSLLKAYPFNRNTNMFDLNNTINSGVQGPTGNNGAVLSVSSNGSIDSTAVLWASYAANGDANQSVRPGILRALSATDVTKELWNSSQYSTDVPGNYAKFNCPTVINGKVYLATFSNQLVVYGMTGNAQADQCNSQNIGLKKTATASSTENVNRPASAAFDGNLTTRWSSLASDPQWLSVDLGDRYDLCNIIIRWETALAKDFKIQVSDDAVTWKDVMSRTNNTTLENYLPVTGTGRYVRMYGTARGTQWGYSIWEFEVFGKKHVNCATPTALSVTNISEHAASLHWQATGATRYNVQYKTVSAGGWTTVSSNTKDLTISGLACATDYLFQVQSVCDATNSSNYSASTSFSTLTCTTQCSPLPTRWTTLDIGQVGVSGSACYDGGIFELQGSGDDIGNTQDAFRFAFKTLVGGGEIVARITSLDQANAWNKCGIMFRESLTPGSRYAFLALTSGNGVTFQNRIVTDGASQEENTVAGISAPVWIKLVKNGSVYTAYRSVDGIGWTKVGNPVDAGFGDVPIYAGLAITSHDNTKLSNALVDNYLLSGILDIELQSFTASATLSRTVALEWITTLETNINNFVLERSDNMLNFTDLDTVAALSNGRFTHTYAYEDTEPLQTLSYYRLRITDNDGVTTYSAPVSISLITSVQPALDEIPPTVYANPTQGGVIHVKQGTSHIKTIALYDNTGRLMVLRDAIASDITDLPVHAFANGLYTIEIKTSKLEYREKLVIRN from the coding sequence ATGAAAAAAGTCAAAGCAACCCTCTTTACACTTTTGATGCTTTTTTCGTTTTCCCTGAAAGCACAAATGGGTGTTCTCACTCAACACAATGATTTAAATCGAACGGGTTGGAACGCCCAGGAAACTATTCTCCATACCAAGAATATCAAGCCCGGTTCCTTTGGCAAACTGTTTGTCCGCGCGGTAGATGATCAAATCTATGCCCAGCCCCTGGTCATGCTCAACGTTAACATGCCCTCGGTAGGAAAGAAGAATGTTGTTTTTGTGGCTACCGTGAATAATACCGTATATGCCTTTGACGCCGACTCCGCCAAGGTGGCAAACCCCTATTGGAAAGTAAATCTATCGCCGGCCGGAAGCCGGGCCATAAAGAACACCGACATGACCGGCGCCTGCGGGGGTAACTATCGCGATTTCTCTGGCAATATGGGGATCGTCGGCACACCCGTCATTGACCCTGCAACAAACACGCTGTATGTTGTCGTACGAAGTGTGAGTACGACAACCAATACATTTCAACAACACTTGCACGCCCTGGATATTCTGACGGGACAAGAAAGAGCAAACAGTCCTAAACTCATCACGGCACAAGTGAATGGCCACGGAAGCGGCAATGTTAACGGCGTAGTAAACTTTAATCCGCAAAAGCAAAACCAGCGACCCGGACTATTATTACTCAACGGCATCGTCTACATCGCGTGGTCCTCGCATTGCGATTGGGGCCCCTATCACGGTTGGATCATTGGTTATGACAAATCCTCCTTGGCGCAATCCATCGTCTACAATACGACACCGGAAGGCTATAACGGTGGCATCTGGATGAGCGGTGCGGCACCGGCTGCCGATGAATCGGGAAATATCTATGCCTCGGTGGGAAACGGATCCGTTGGCGTGACCAATAACCCCTCCGATCTCACCAATCGCTCCGAGAGCGCTTTAAAACTCAAACCCTCCGGCTCTACGTTAACGGTCAGCACCTTCTTCACTCCAAAAAATATCGCAGAACTCGAAGCGACAGATCTCGACTTTGGGGTCACCGCCATGCTGCTCATTCCTAATACCAACCGCACCATGACGGCATGCAAAGACGGCCGCATCTACTTGCTGGACCGCAGCAACATGGGCGGCTATGATGCGACTACCAACCATGTCGTTCAAACGATCGACCTGGGAGCAACGGCTCACCTTCGCTCGTCGCTGACGTATTACAAAGGCCAGCAAAAAGAATTTGTATACTCCTGGTCGGAAAACTCACTATTAAAAGCATATCCCTTCAACAGAAACACCAACATGTTCGACTTGAACAACACCATCAACAGTGGCGTGCAGGGTCCGACCGGTAATAACGGCGCCGTGCTGTCCGTGTCATCCAATGGGTCGATCGATTCTACGGCAGTCCTATGGGCAAGCTATGCCGCCAACGGCGATGCCAATCAATCGGTTCGTCCGGGTATATTAAGAGCTTTATCCGCAACGGATGTGACGAAAGAACTGTGGAATTCATCTCAATATTCAACCGATGTCCCGGGCAATTATGCCAAGTTCAACTGCCCAACCGTCATCAACGGAAAAGTGTACTTAGCCACATTCTCCAATCAATTGGTGGTCTATGGCATGACCGGAAATGCCCAAGCCGACCAATGCAATTCACAAAACATTGGGTTGAAAAAAACGGCCACAGCTTCCTCCACCGAAAACGTGAACCGCCCGGCCAGCGCAGCCTTTGACGGAAACTTAACTACCCGGTGGAGCAGCCTCGCCTCCGATCCCCAATGGCTCTCGGTTGATCTTGGCGACCGCTACGACTTGTGCAACATCATCATCCGTTGGGAAACCGCGTTGGCGAAAGATTTCAAGATACAAGTTTCAGATGATGCTGTCACCTGGAAAGACGTGATGAGCCGAACGAACAACACCACGCTCGAAAACTATTTGCCGGTGACCGGAACGGGGCGTTACGTCCGCATGTACGGAACAGCACGCGGAACACAATGGGGTTACTCCATATGGGAGTTTGAAGTGTTTGGAAAGAAGCATGTCAATTGTGCCACTCCGACGGCACTCAGCGTCACGAACATCTCCGAACATGCAGCCTCGCTCCACTGGCAAGCCACCGGCGCCACGCGTTACAATGTTCAATACAAAACGGTATCCGCCGGCGGTTGGACAACCGTTTCATCAAACACAAAGGATCTTACCATCAGCGGACTGGCCTGCGCAACCGACTATCTTTTCCAAGTTCAAAGTGTTTGTGACGCCACGAATTCCAGCAACTATTCAGCGTCCACGTCATTCTCAACGTTGACCTGCACCACCCAGTGCTCTCCCCTGCCGACACGATGGACCACGTTGGATATTGGACAGGTTGGCGTGTCCGGCTCGGCCTGTTACGACGGAGGCATTTTCGAACTACAGGGCTCGGGCGACGACATTGGAAACACACAGGATGCGTTTCGTTTTGCTTTTAAAACATTGGTAGGTGGCGGAGAAATAGTGGCCAGGATAACGAGCCTGGATCAAGCCAACGCCTGGAATAAGTGTGGGATAATGTTCCGCGAGAGTTTAACACCGGGATCGAGGTATGCCTTCCTGGCATTAACCAGTGGCAACGGGGTCACGTTTCAAAACCGGATCGTCACCGACGGCGCGAGCCAGGAGGAAAATACAGTGGCCGGAATCAGTGCCCCGGTATGGATCAAACTCGTGAAGAACGGATCTGTCTACACCGCATACCGCTCGGTGGATGGCATCGGATGGACAAAAGTAGGCAATCCGGTGGACGCCGGTTTTGGCGACGTGCCGATCTATGCAGGCCTTGCCATAACCAGTCATGATAACACCAAGCTCTCGAATGCCCTGGTCGACAACTATCTTCTTTCCGGAATTCTCGACATTGAACTTCAAAGTTTCACAGCATCGGCAACCCTGTCAAGAACCGTTGCTTTAGAATGGATTACAACACTGGAGACCAACATCAACAACTTTGTTTTAGAACGCAGTGACAATATGTTGAACTTCACCGATCTCGATACGGTCGCGGCCCTCAGCAATGGAAGATTTACCCACACCTATGCGTATGAAGACACTGAACCGCTTCAGACCCTGAGCTATTACCGGTTGCGGATCACCGACAATGATGGTGTAACCACCTATTCGGCGCCGGTTTCCATTTCGTTAATTACTTCGGTTCAGCCGGCCCTGGACGAAATTCCACCGACCGTATATGCTAACCCCACACAAGGGGGTGTCATCCATGTTAAACAAGGAACCAGCCACATTAAGACCATTGCGCTATATGACAATACCGGACGTCTGATGGTTCTCCGTGACGCGATCGCCTCAGACATTACCGACCTCCCCGTCCATGCGTTTGCCAATGGGCTCTATACGATTGAGATCAAAACTTCGAAATTGGAATACCGAGAGAAACTGGTGATCCGAAATTAA
- a CDS encoding sensor histidine kinase, translated as MPTHHEPSQRLSITCFFIAGVFAIGLLHVPASAQLPSSAQKELIDSLENKIKIEKNDTVKVRLHFQIANKLRTADTTNAWRHQREITRLAEEKKNDYFRGESYALAATLQLANHPQEGIGNFEKAIRIYSKYPENRRANLSSATAYVNLGLLHYQNNDYQTAIENYLRAEDVYLREDPRNSDLGILYSNLSVAYGTINKYEEGLAFSKKGLDFARRGKDKASRMGALYAYGGNLVTAKKGDGGLVFLDSAKIMATELNNLYYMYGSDFMKAMYYYNTKQYDQAIRYYTECLNFAKKYNSTPDIGNNFLNISACEAELKKPRLAAAHLDSSAKYLDYSIRTVSKQMYFENYAEVYKQLGNFTKAFAYKDSVGAIKDSLYQADNIKQLEFRQARYNYEKRQNEIEQLEAGKRLQEASIKQKNMINYVLIGGTGALLLILVLSYRTYRQKQKLQLQRISELEVEKKLAATEAVLKGEEQERTRLAKDLHDGLGGMLSGIKYGLNTMKGNQIMTPENAQAFERSMDMLDSSIREMRRVAHNMMPEALVKFGLDTALRDYCNDIHQSGALQINYQSFGLENASIDQTAAITIYRVIQELVTNIVKHAGARSAIVQVTKNEGAVSVTVEDDGKGFDTAILRRSTGIGWTNIQHRVEFLKGKLDVNSQAGKGTSVLIELTV; from the coding sequence ATGCCTACTCACCACGAACCGAGCCAGCGGCTTTCGATAACTTGTTTCTTCATCGCAGGAGTGTTCGCGATAGGCCTCCTGCATGTTCCGGCATCTGCACAGCTTCCGTCCTCTGCACAAAAGGAACTGATCGACAGCCTGGAAAATAAAATCAAGATCGAAAAGAACGACACCGTGAAAGTGAGGCTCCATTTTCAGATCGCAAACAAGCTGCGCACCGCCGATACCACAAATGCCTGGCGCCATCAGCGAGAAATAACCCGCTTGGCAGAAGAAAAGAAGAACGACTATTTCCGGGGCGAGTCGTATGCGCTGGCCGCCACCTTGCAACTGGCCAACCATCCGCAGGAAGGTATTGGCAATTTTGAAAAGGCCATACGGATCTATTCGAAGTATCCGGAAAATCGCCGGGCAAATCTTTCGTCCGCCACCGCCTATGTCAATCTCGGCCTGCTCCATTACCAGAACAACGATTATCAAACGGCCATTGAAAATTACCTGAGGGCCGAAGATGTTTATCTGAGAGAAGATCCCCGCAATAGCGATCTGGGTATATTGTACAGCAATCTATCTGTCGCTTACGGTACCATCAATAAATACGAGGAAGGATTAGCCTTTAGCAAAAAAGGACTTGATTTCGCGCGACGGGGCAAAGACAAGGCGAGCCGCATGGGCGCGTTGTATGCCTATGGCGGAAACCTGGTGACGGCAAAAAAAGGTGATGGGGGATTGGTCTTCCTCGACTCCGCAAAAATAATGGCAACGGAGTTGAACAACCTGTACTATATGTATGGCAGTGACTTCATGAAGGCGATGTACTACTATAACACCAAGCAGTACGACCAGGCGATCCGCTACTACACAGAATGTCTGAACTTTGCAAAAAAGTACAATTCCACTCCCGACATCGGCAACAACTTTTTAAATATCTCGGCGTGCGAAGCCGAATTGAAGAAACCCCGGCTGGCGGCCGCGCATCTCGATTCTTCCGCCAAATACCTCGACTACTCCATCCGGACCGTGTCGAAGCAGATGTACTTTGAGAACTATGCCGAGGTATATAAGCAGTTGGGCAATTTCACGAAGGCGTTTGCGTACAAAGATTCCGTGGGCGCTATCAAGGACTCGCTGTACCAGGCAGACAACATCAAACAGTTGGAGTTCCGGCAAGCCCGCTACAATTACGAAAAAAGGCAAAACGAAATTGAACAGTTGGAAGCCGGGAAGCGGCTGCAGGAGGCATCGATCAAGCAAAAAAATATGATCAACTATGTGCTGATCGGCGGCACCGGCGCCTTGTTGCTCATCCTGGTGCTCTCGTATCGTACCTACCGTCAAAAACAAAAGCTCCAGTTGCAACGCATCTCCGAGCTTGAAGTCGAAAAGAAACTTGCCGCCACCGAAGCGGTACTGAAAGGCGAAGAGCAGGAGCGTACACGCCTGGCAAAAGATCTGCACGATGGCTTGGGTGGCATGCTGTCGGGCATTAAATATGGACTGAACACTATGAAAGGAAACCAGATCATGACGCCTGAGAACGCGCAGGCCTTCGAACGCAGCATGGACATGCTGGACAGTTCCATTCGCGAGATGCGCCGGGTGGCGCACAACATGATGCCGGAAGCGCTGGTGAAATTCGGCCTCGATACCGCACTGCGGGACTATTGTAATGACATCCACCAAAGTGGTGCCCTTCAAATCAATTATCAATCCTTCGGCCTGGAGAATGCCTCCATCGACCAGACTGCGGCGATCACCATCTATCGCGTCATCCAGGAGCTGGTGACGAACATTGTGAAGCATGCCGGTGCGCGATCGGCCATCGTGCAGGTAACGAAAAATGAAGGTGCGGTGTCTGTTACCGTGGAAGATGACGGAAAGGGTTTTGATACCGCCATCCTCCGAAGGTCCACCGGTATCGGCTGGACAAATATTCAACACCGGGTGGAATTTCTCAAAGGCAAACTCGATGTGAACTCCCAAGCCGGAAAAGGAACGTCTGTACTCATTGAACTGACCGTATAA
- a CDS encoding zeta toxin family protein gives MPELHIITGSNGAGKSSIGADYLPTHIKKNYTVFDGDKLTLEKIKELRATKHHSDKETKALANEWIGQHFDEQVKNALSSADHFAYEGHFREASAWKVINKFKRKGYSVHLIFFGLINVERSAMRVFDRAIKGGHNVSLAEIDLNYHGNLLQLDRHFKMLDTLRIIDTSETAPKLLLHIEGGQVAFYAPFHDLPDWFTTYLIKITRYLYPKI, from the coding sequence TTGCCTGAACTGCATATAATTACGGGATCAAACGGCGCGGGAAAATCTTCCATAGGCGCAGACTATCTACCAACGCACATTAAGAAAAACTACACTGTGTTTGATGGTGATAAACTCACGCTGGAGAAGATTAAAGAGTTAAGAGCCACTAAACACCATAGTGATAAGGAAACGAAAGCACTGGCTAATGAATGGATAGGTCAGCATTTTGATGAACAGGTTAAGAATGCCCTAAGTAGCGCTGATCATTTTGCATATGAGGGACATTTCAGAGAAGCGTCCGCTTGGAAGGTTATCAATAAATTTAAAAGAAAGGGGTACAGCGTCCACCTGATTTTTTTTGGTCTGATCAATGTTGAACGTTCGGCGATGCGCGTCTTCGACCGTGCAATCAAGGGGGGGCACAATGTTTCACTTGCAGAGATCGATCTGAACTATCACGGAAACTTGTTGCAGTTGGATCGTCATTTCAAAATGTTGGATACACTGAGAATTATTGATACCTCGGAGACAGCTCCCAAGCTCCTATTACATATAGAGGGTGGTCAAGTGGCTTTTTATGCGCCGTTTCACGACTTGCCTGATTGGTTCACAACCTACCTGATAAAAATAACGAGATACTTGTATCCTAAGATATAA
- a CDS encoding response regulator: MATSIFIVDDHYMVIEGIRSLLQPEKKIEWMGHAMTAASCLAFLLQEQPDVILMDVNLPDKSGIDLCREVKEKYPRISIIGLSSFNQQSFIQKMMEHGASGYVLKNATREEIVEAIEAVTAGHKFLSHEAAMTVKKNEDSKMPILTRREKEVLSLIAEGLTNHEMADKLFISTTTVDTHRKNLLEKFGVNNTAVLIRLAAKYQFI, translated from the coding sequence ATGGCAACTTCTATTTTTATCGTCGACGATCACTACATGGTGATTGAAGGCATTCGTTCGCTGCTTCAACCGGAAAAGAAGATCGAATGGATGGGGCACGCCATGACCGCGGCATCGTGTCTGGCGTTTCTGTTGCAAGAACAACCCGACGTTATCCTCATGGACGTCAACCTCCCCGATAAAAGCGGCATCGACCTGTGCCGGGAGGTGAAAGAAAAGTACCCGCGTATTTCGATCATCGGCCTGAGCTCATTCAATCAGCAAAGCTTCATTCAGAAAATGATGGAGCATGGCGCTTCCGGCTACGTGTTGAAGAATGCGACGCGCGAAGAGATCGTAGAAGCCATTGAGGCCGTCACAGCAGGGCATAAATTTTTAAGCCACGAAGCCGCCATGACGGTAAAGAAGAATGAGGATTCGAAAATGCCGATCCTTACACGGCGGGAAAAGGAAGTGCTCAGTCTGATCGCGGAAGGCCTGACCAATCACGAGATGGCCGACAAACTCTTTATCAGCACCACCACCGTCGATACACACCGCAAGAACTTGCTGGAGAAATTCGGCGTGAACAATACGGCAGTGT
- a CDS encoding T9SS type A sorting domain-containing protein, whose protein sequence is MKNNMNILCKLALGILSLTGIFFPSSPAVAQWSTSAYANNSICTAPGNQDQTAIVSDGSGGAIIAWTDYRGESSRVYAQRIDANGLLKWTIDGIAVTTSQSFVQGAVEDGSGGVIITWVDLRNGNDFDIYVQRFNGQGQPQWTTGGIQVSASDGFQTNPVITTDGHGGAIIAWIDDGPEMDAAKDVYIQHVNADGSLGWPVNNPVTEAYYRQEDIKIISDENGGAIVAWTDYRNTTTGTTAVDVYAQRISAGGSQVWTTDGIGVAVYDRYQQYPQLTGDGHGGAIIVWEDDRDADNTNAFNVDIYGQHISAVGDVLWTANGVGIGVSPDTQTRPVLTKDGTGGAIITWQNGSGSYNAYVSYLVAQRVNGNGAKQWATAGVALNNAGMENPQITPDGAGGVIIAWEDYRGQLPIGALKDIFAQRVDANGQTLWPNGGSAISNSTFVQQSPRLIPDNQGGAIVAFVDARTNTTTDIYAQRIQADGTLGGGNGGKSDQLITFNALPSKKISDGDFALTAIASSGLTVTYTSDNPSVATISGTIVVMTGMGTTTITASQPGGTMYNPAPPVSQTLTVVKGDQTITFNALPVKVPGDPDFTLNATASSGLAVSYTSSNGAVATVSGNTVTIHGTGSTTLTASQAGDTNYNAAPSVAQTLSVRTAQSIGFPVVAAKTMGDPSFVLSATATSGLTVVFSSASDKISIAGNIASLLKAGSVTVFADQPGNTTFAAAPRTSQTFCINPAKPVISVSNADPSAPVLTSSSVGGNQWFKDGVAMNNETQRTLTLLEAGTYSVIVTVDNCQSEPSDERTFIVTGIEDPSGSVNVYPNPMQDQLVVDAGVLASGSPVKVNLYDAIGRVVHEDSGPGKFVIDVTALKTGLYVLKVFNGKQVITKKLLK, encoded by the coding sequence ATGAAAAATAACATGAACATCCTTTGCAAGCTTGCCTTGGGCATACTCAGCCTGACCGGCATCTTCTTTCCATCATCACCGGCCGTGGCGCAGTGGTCAACCAGTGCTTACGCCAACAATAGCATCTGCACCGCACCGGGCAACCAGGATCAAACTGCCATTGTCTCAGACGGCAGTGGCGGCGCCATCATCGCGTGGACGGATTACCGAGGCGAGAGCAGCAGGGTTTACGCGCAACGCATCGATGCCAACGGGCTGCTGAAGTGGACCATCGATGGCATCGCCGTCACCACCTCGCAAAGTTTTGTACAGGGCGCAGTGGAAGATGGCAGCGGCGGCGTGATCATCACCTGGGTTGATCTGCGCAACGGAAATGACTTTGACATCTATGTCCAGCGATTCAACGGGCAAGGACAACCACAATGGACCACCGGCGGCATACAGGTGTCGGCTTCCGATGGATTCCAGACAAACCCCGTCATCACGACCGATGGCCATGGAGGAGCGATCATCGCCTGGATCGATGACGGCCCGGAGATGGACGCAGCGAAGGACGTCTACATTCAGCACGTGAACGCCGACGGATCGCTAGGATGGCCCGTGAACAACCCGGTAACAGAAGCGTACTACCGGCAAGAGGACATCAAAATCATCTCCGACGAAAACGGTGGTGCTATTGTGGCCTGGACCGACTACCGCAACACGACCACCGGTACAACCGCCGTAGACGTTTATGCGCAACGCATCAGCGCTGGCGGCAGTCAGGTTTGGACAACGGATGGTATAGGCGTCGCCGTGTATGACCGGTATCAACAATATCCACAATTGACAGGCGACGGCCACGGCGGCGCCATTATCGTTTGGGAGGACGACCGCGATGCCGACAATACCAACGCTTTTAACGTGGACATCTATGGCCAACACATCAGTGCCGTGGGTGACGTGTTGTGGACCGCTAACGGCGTTGGGATTGGCGTTTCCCCGGATACACAAACGCGGCCCGTCCTGACAAAAGACGGCACCGGGGGTGCGATCATCACTTGGCAAAACGGAAGTGGATCCTACAATGCTTACGTCAGCTACCTGGTGGCCCAGCGTGTCAATGGCAACGGCGCAAAACAATGGGCCACTGCCGGTGTTGCGCTCAATAACGCCGGGATGGAAAATCCACAAATCACTCCCGACGGCGCCGGTGGAGTGATCATTGCCTGGGAAGATTACCGGGGCCAGTTACCCATCGGCGCCCTCAAGGATATTTTTGCCCAACGTGTGGATGCCAACGGTCAGACCTTATGGCCAAATGGCGGTAGCGCGATCAGCAACTCCACCTTCGTACAACAAAGTCCGAGGCTCATACCCGACAACCAGGGTGGTGCCATCGTAGCCTTTGTCGACGCGAGAACCAACACCACGACAGATATCTATGCCCAGCGCATTCAGGCAGACGGTACGTTGGGCGGCGGCAATGGTGGAAAATCAGACCAGTTGATCACGTTCAATGCTTTGCCATCCAAAAAAATATCGGATGGTGATTTTGCGCTCACCGCAATCGCAAGTTCGGGGTTGACGGTGACCTATACGAGCGACAACCCATCGGTGGCCACGATTTCCGGAACTATCGTGGTGATGACGGGCATGGGTACAACCACCATTACGGCCAGCCAACCGGGTGGTACGATGTACAATCCCGCGCCACCGGTGTCACAAACACTCACTGTAGTTAAAGGCGATCAAACCATTACTTTCAATGCGCTCCCGGTGAAAGTGCCGGGCGATCCGGACTTTACTTTGAACGCCACGGCATCGTCGGGGCTTGCCGTGAGTTACACCAGCAGCAACGGTGCCGTCGCTACAGTGTCGGGCAATACGGTTACGATTCATGGCACCGGTTCAACCACCCTTACCGCATCGCAGGCGGGCGACACTAACTACAACGCGGCACCCAGTGTGGCGCAAACGCTCTCCGTGAGAACCGCGCAAAGCATCGGCTTCCCGGTCGTGGCCGCAAAAACGATGGGCGATCCGAGTTTTGTCTTGTCAGCAACCGCCACGTCGGGATTGACGGTTGTATTCTCCAGCGCATCCGATAAAATTTCTATTGCGGGGAATATCGCATCACTGCTAAAGGCTGGTTCCGTGACGGTGTTTGCCGATCAGCCGGGGAACACAACGTTCGCTGCTGCCCCGCGCACATCACAAACTTTTTGTATCAACCCCGCCAAGCCCGTCATCTCCGTTTCGAATGCTGATCCTTCGGCGCCAGTACTCACCTCCAGCAGCGTCGGCGGGAATCAATGGTTCAAAGATGGCGTGGCGATGAACAATGAAACACAACGCACCCTAACGCTGCTCGAAGCAGGAACGTATTCCGTAATAGTGACTGTCGATAATTGCCAGAGCGAACCCTCAGACGAAAGAACCTTTATCGTTACCGGCATAGAAGATCCTTCAGGGTCGGTAAATGTCTATCCCAATCCCATGCAAGATCAACTTGTTGTGGATGCCGGTGTGTTGGCCTCCGGAAGTCCGGTAAAGGTAAACCTCTACGACGCCATCGGGCGTGTCGTTCACGAGGATAGCGGTCCGGGAAAATTTGTCATTGATGTAACCGCCTTAAAGACCGGCCTCTATGTGTTGAAGGTCTTCAACGGAAAACAAGTCATCACAAAAAAATTACTGAAATAA